Within the Sarcophilus harrisii chromosome 2, mSarHar1.11, whole genome shotgun sequence genome, the region tacatacaggtccctttcccttctttaatatctctttgggatataagcccagtagaaacactgctggatcaaagagtatgtacagtttgataactttttgagcatagttccaaactactctccaaaatggttggattcgttcacaattccaccaacaatgcatcaatgtcccagttttcccatatcccctccaacaatcgtcattatcttttcctgtcatcttagcaaatctgacaggtgtgtagtggtatttcagagttgtcttaatttgcatttctctgatcaatagtgatttggaatgcCCTTTcttatgaatagaaatagtttcaattttatcatctgaaaattgtctgttcatatcctttgctgGTCAATTAACTTTACAACTTCAAGGATATGTAATTTAATGGGTTCTTTCCTTCAGGCCAGTAAGACTTTAGTGGAGTCTGAACAATTAAAACTATAGCAATTgagtaaaatgaataatataataagAGGCCTATGTGAAATATAAGTAAGTAATGCTTTCAGTCTTGTGCATATGAGAGTAGACTTCACATTTTAATGTTTCCTATTTTTCATTCGTTTCTAGCATCAGCTGTGAAACAAACCTCAgaaactgtggaaactgagtcaaCAGCTAACCATACTAGAGCTAATGTTTCCACCACCAGTATCCCAACCTCTGTGCCcagttcagaaaaaaatgaagtgatcaCATCTGTAGTCTCTCTGTCACCTACTACCATGCCTCAAATAGAAGTTGATGCTACTGAAGATACTAGAATAGAAGAAGAGGAACTTCTTACACTAAACAGTTCTCCATCTGTAACCAAGGATCCTTTGGACAATGGGGATTATGGAGAACAAGACTATGACTGGACTCCAAATTCTAGAGATGATACCGATGAGCAAATGCAAGAAAATACAGGTTATGCAGGATTTGAACAGACTGTTAATCTGAACAGTTTTCATGAGACAAAATCCTTTAAGTCTCCATCATCAAATATAGAAGAGGAAGacagccatttcttttttcatctcattatttttgctcttttgaTTGCTATTGTTTATATAACATATCATAACAAAAGAAAGGTGAGTTTGAGAATTTTCTTCACCTCTACCACTGCATGTCAGAATCAAGTTTTTTCCCCAAGTActgttaaatatctacttattGTGTCTTGACCCATGTTACCTATGTACAATTTTACTTCTGAAGagatttattttcactttttgttcatataattaaATCTTTGAAACATTTCCTTAATAGAGTTTTTGAAATTATAACTTTTCTGACTAAACTAAATGTAGTGAGACTGAAATAATAGTGCTAGGAAATGTGACTAGTATCGATGGTTATATTTTTGCAAGAACTTGGTTGAAGGTAAAATTTAAGGATATCTAATCAGTAATCTATATATCTGCATTCcagttttgtatgtgtgtgtattaaacCTCATAGCCCAACATGATAACATGTGTGTCCTTCTGATTGAGAATTAAATTGGATCTTTAATGATCAAAGTAAAtagagttttaaaatgttttctatataaACTAAGTATGACTAGTGTTatagaattcattttcttaaaacaattcaGCATTTTATACCTTTAAATTTACTTTGGCACTTCATtcatggcttgattttttaaattttttttaaaagaagaataggtttaaaatatctatttcttattttatatttttttcatatctttaatttcttttgaattccCAGTATTACTGGCATGTATTGTGTTagtagtttttaataatttaataatttcttgaaagttttgTTGTGAATTCTTGTTCATTTCTTTGTTAATatcattttactttctcttttttattcagttGTCAAGTGACATTGACTTTTTGATAGTCTAAAATAgcagcttttaatttttattttctccactttttaatatttctccttttgcTCTTGTTTTCAGATTCCTAATGTGTTAattttttgtagtatttttagTTGCTTTAATTCACacttattgttgtttgttttattaatataagttccagaattacagaattttctttgaaaactgccctatgttagaatttttttctcatatatagTTTTAGTTTATTCATTATTAATTTGACTGGATTATGCTTTTAAGGAGACTgaactgaatctgtgatttctttggcataAGAAACTCCCACATAAGGAAATTCCCACTGTTAATCTACCTTCACtggaatttatagtcttagaaagagttatttagAGCACTGAGAAGTTGAGTAATTTATTagcacagtcacatagctagaatgtTTCAGAGAAAGGACTTAAACCCTGGTTTTCCTGGCTTTGAGATGGACTCTTTATTCACTATGCTATGCTGTCTTTCTGTCCACAAAGgaccatttattatatatttttctttatatatttgtataatttctttttgttttagcaTATTGTTGATATACTAGGCATTACAAAAAGttttaatgcagttttaaattattaaagcttaatACATTTTAGTAACATAAAACTGTACTAACTGCATTTTTAGGATGTCTTGAGTATATGTACACTTTAATATTCCTATTTAAAGTTATGGGTCATTCATGCCATTGAGCTCTCTAGTTTTCTTCTTGTTTATCCTTTAGTTGTTTAACTAAGAGGGGAATATTCATGTCTTctatcaatgttttttttttttccctaggttttctttaaaaaattgagtcTATGCTATTTGGTACATGtacattaatattaatttttcattatagtattttttaagtacttattttcctctcttgacttttcatttttattgatactttatttgaaattataattgcAATTCTTGCCTTTTTTAGTCATTTGAAGCACTAAATAACTACATTTGTGTGTATACGTGAATTTAGGGTTCTGTGAATATACAAAACATagatatttaaagtattttaaatgtctaaaaatgtatatacacaaatgacTAAAAATGTACACACAGCATGTAGTGAACTTTGATTTTCTATCAGTTGCTtatgttttttcctcttgttgGGGAATcaaatgataattaaatatttaaggttataattattaaatttgtgacttttaaaaatgaactatttACATAAATAGAATTGCTCTccatttgttttgcttataacaagcttttctctctcccattatcTTGACTAATTTCAGACACCTTGGAtatacttttattattgtttactctttcttttgtttatttaacctttccctttcttaattcAGATACCTTTGTCAGAACCTTCCACATCGGTCTTGTTACTTTGTAATGGCTTTTTAGAAGAAgttgttttccttctatttctttcttatatttcatCCAGGAATCGTGTAAAATAAGTTATTCCTTGACAGAGGAATAGAGTTGAGAAGAAACTTCCATAACCTTACTCCATTCTTATTTTTTGTCCATTTCCTTATCATTTATCTTTAATGTCATGCTATTCTTGCTTTGAATTCTTTCCAAACCATGCTTCCTGGCTAGCCAATTACTTTCCCTCAGAGTATGAGTTAAAATTAAGCCCATTTTGAAATAGCTAATCAATCCCTGACTTAAAGCATCCAGATCCTCCTACTCGCTCCCAACTTTCAAATCAGTTGCCTTTTCTTATTATCTTCTCCTTCAACCCAATCTTACATGAAGATGTGATCTTTCTTCATGCCAAATGATCCCAGTCTATCTTATATTCTGTAAAcaaatttcctcttctcccatccTCATTCTGCTGTTCCTTGATGCCTACAAATACTTTGATGTATCTTCCATCCTTAAGAAATCATTTGATCCGATTATCTTTGTTAGCTTGTGTCCCATATCTTTGCTATCCTTTGTGGATAAAGAAAATCTTTTACACTTGATATATATACTTTTCTGCTTACCTTCTAAATTCTCTGAATTTgaagatttttgcttttattaattGATATGGATTGGGGAAATTTCCCTTAGGAAATCTTTCTGAGAAAAATTTCCAAGTTTTTGCCTCTAAATTTACCAAGTGTCACATTGAATTgtcccatattttattttttgagatacacacacacacacacacacacacacacacatatatttaggttatacatgtgtatattccttttttacacatttgcatgcatatatgtcatgttgggagagaaaaaaagggaaaaaccacaagaaagaaaaaaaaccaagaaaaagaagtggaaataGTTTGCTTTGATAcatattcagtatccatagttctctctctatgtggatagcatttttcatcctagatttattggaattgccttgaatcactaaattgctgagaagagctaagtttatcttAGTTGAgcattacacaatcttgctgttttcctggttctactagCTTCACTcgccatcagttcatgtaattctcttccaggcttttctgaaatcagcctgctcataatttcattttatttatatatatcacatatatgatatatatatatatgttgtgtatatatatatatatatatatatatatatatatatataatatttcaataatattccgttactttcatataccataatttattcagccattttccagttgataggcacccactcactttccagttctttgctaccacaaaaaggtcAAAAAGAGCTCACAgtcatttttgcacatatggatcctttcccttcttttatgatctctttgagatataaacccagtagatagcattattggatcaaaggctatgcacaagtttgatagtcctttgggggcatagttccaaattgctctgcagaatggttggatcagttcacaacgccaccaacaatacattagtgttccatttttcccacttcccctccaacatttatcattatcttttctgagCATTTTAACCAATCCAATAGGTGTGAGGTACTAACTCAGAGgtgttataatttgcatttttctaatcaatagtgatttagagaattttttcatatgcctataaatggctttaatttctttttatcttaaaattgtttgttcatatcctttcaccatttatcatttggggaacaacttttattcttataaatttgactcaattctttctatattttagaaattaggcctttatcagaaacacttaatgtaaaatttttttcccagcctTCTGGCTTCTCTTCTCATCTTGTTTTGTGCATTGgttttgtgcaaaaatttttgaatataatgtaatcaaaattgtccattttgtatttcataatgttctctatttcttgtttggttataaattcctcccttttccaaagatctgagaagtaaacaaTTCTTGCTCTCCTCTCTTAATTTGCGTATAGTAATactttttatgcctaaatcatgtacccatttgaaCATTATTTTGGTGGAAGTGTtgacttagtttctgccatactattttccagtgttcctgGGCAATTTTTCTCCCATATTTTAAATGACATGTTAGGTTACATGAGGACAAAGGGGTTGTACATAGTATGTGATGATCTGTATGTTTAGAGCATCTGAATTCTTTGCAGTACCATAAGTTCTAGACAAAATATTGTATAGAAAATTCAAACACtaatttgttttgtctttaataaGTTAGAATGTaattctttctgttttcccttttttctctttcatttccacaCAAACATTGTACATGGGTAAGGTAGGAAAAATAGAGGGCAGAAAAAATCCCCCAACTTCCAGAGAACCAGTTAATAAAGAAAGCACTGAAGAAAGGCAAATAATGTCTATGTggtttttttctaaatgtttcatGTAATCAGTATTTTAGTTGTTTTATCACAagaatatcttttaaatttaaaatgtagttATAGAAAAACACAGTTTTGTTAGTTGACAGAGCAGAAAGGTTTCAAGTTTTGTTTGTGGCCATTTACTACTATTCAGTatgtattcatttataaaaacaattttaggcAGGGTcatatttaaatatcaaaatattatactgtaattttttaagaaaagaacaaaatattttattattagagAGATGGAggatttattaattattcaaagCTCTACTTTCTGCTTCTATGTAATCATTTgctcatttaaataattttgttttatttcagatcttcctaatgGTTCAGAGCAGAAAATGGCGTGATGGTCTTTGCTCCAAAACTGTGGAATATCATCGGCTAGATCAGAATGTTAATGAGGCTATGCCTTCTCTGAAGATTACTAAtgattatattttttgaaaatactgTGATTTCTGAGGttacttatttagtcattttctttgtctgactttttatatcatattatgcAGATGTTTGCCATAGACAATTTGGTACATAAATGAGAGGTTCATCTCTCTCATTTTGTCATGCTAGTTTGGAAATAAGGGATGtgtataatttttaatctttattattatctttttttttagctaaatTCAGAATCTGATATTGAAAGTGTGAAGCTAAATATTATCTTGTgtaccctgttttttttttttttttcaggtttatttATGCTGTGTCTTCTGAAAATGTCAGTGAAGCTAGTTTTTAAATCCCTTGAAATATTTATGTCAATTTAAAATAGTCTAGCATCACTGCAGCAGTTTCTTTGATAGCCAAATATTGATCCTTTTTTTAAGCACAGATTTCTTTGTGCTTTCAAACTAATATAAATGGACATAACAGAAATAAATGTTCTGCATTTTAAATAGaactttcttttggaaaaaatactTTAGATATTTCTTAGACGACTTCAGCAGTACTCTTAGACATTGGGATTGCTCATTTAGGCCAAAACTTCAAGTTGATAATAcaccaaatatattgaaatttctGGCATGACAGACTTTATAATCACAATTTCGTCACTTAAGagttaaggaaattaatttatcctttgcttattgaattaaatctAGAATTAGAAATTTTCGATCAAGTGTGAAATATGAGTTACCATATAATTGGAACTTATTGGCTTCTTCAGGGTTCCAAGGTGGTAGCTCAGTGGCAAAGAAAGGATTGCTATAAAACTATACTTATTAAGTAGTTATTTTATAATAAGATCTTGTGGGAGATATTTGGGATAAATCTTGTATTAGGGTGCATCTTCCCATGTCTGTCATATTCAAATTATATCTGAATTAAGTCAATAGATTTTTTGTGGGTACAcggacttttttttaatgtgtcatcTTGTTACTTcacagataaaagaaaatgactgattttatttttgtacacCTCTTAGTGATGATCAAAATTATAGAGAAGTGATTTGAACTGAAGGTGACTCATAAGaatcattgtttgatttttttgttttttttttttggagagaggaTGCTctcagatatattttaaaattattaaccaTGGAAATAATTAGTAGGTGGGCTCTCTTATTTACTCAGATGAAGCAGTTTAGCTTAATTCCTTCAGTTGAATACTTTATTAATACTGAGAAAGTGAAGCACAAATGTCATATGTCAGAACTATTTTCTTggagtaatttttattatatttgaatttgcatcatttactattttgaattttttaaaataaatagtaagAATATAAATCTATGATGTCACAACTTGTGTTATGTGTAGCATTTCAGCATATACGTTGCTGTTAGGAAGCAATAACTTAGTTGCACATAACTTTATAGAACACTTTACTTTAAATAAACTTTGTAAAGTGTGCTAACAAGTAAGTTAAACTCAAATACTATTAGTCACAGTGTCTCAGATAATCTAGGGAAAAACAGCTCAGTGACTTGGCTGCAGACTGAATTTATTAAAGAGTATTTTATTCTGTGTAATTATAGCAGGTATTCTGCCTGATAAATAAGTTTGTTGCTATTGCTTCAGACTctgactttgtgggatgtggGGAAGTGTCTGTAAGTCAGTGTAAGAATTTCTGCTTCTGAACTTCATAGTTTCTTCAGCATTAAGCAGGAGACCATTCCTGCTTGACTTCTCACGTTCCTTTCTTTCAGCCCAGGAACACACATGGTAATTGAACCAAATAACAATGAAAGAGAAAGCTAAAAGTTCTAAGCAGAGTCTCCAAGTTTCACTAGATGAAGAGTACTAGATTGTCATTAAGCATCTCTAAATGGGGGTGacataggaagaaaggaaaagcaagccGATGTGAAAAGAAATACTCTGCAACTgtctaatttttgttgaattgaggTAGTCAATATTGGTGCATTTCTACAGACCATTATATGGAGTAAAACATGTTATATATTGTGGCATATAAGCCCACCACACTGTCCCATGTTATCTAAATTAATGGCAGTTCTTAATTTAGAAATGaactttcaaatctttctttaccATATAAGTCATAATTCCTCCCCTTTCCAGTTCTTCATCTGTCCTCATTTGCAGGCCCAGATCAGGTGCCTGGTTGAGAAGGTTTACAAAGAAGATCTAAGGAAAAAACAGCTATCCCGTGGAAAGTGAAGCAGATATCAGAAAAAGTGCTGAAAATCATTGGGCAGTGGTGCTGAGAGGCATGGTGTATCAACAGTGCAAATAAAATACTAGTTTTGTTATAACCTTGTATTTTgaatccccccccccttttttttttttttgtcaaaaggcagtcctgaattaaaaaaatgtGGGTGGTTTCAAGTTGAGAACTTTGTGTTGTTTTCTAAAGGAACCTCAAAAGTTCCTCGATGAGACAATATCTGTTTGTTTTAAAGTTGCTAATCTTTGCATGGATATGAAGGTGGGCTTTGGACAAAAACAGGAAAGGCACTCCTCCAGAAATGCAGGTATTATGCCTAATGAATCCATTTTGGAAGCCGCTGTGACAAGTTTTAAGCTAATTGACCCCGTGATTTTTCTCACTCATAATTTCTAtctcctcattcttttctcaTACTTGTCTCCTCCCTCAGGGCCCAATCAGCTCCAGAGTACTCACTCTTGACTTTTAAATCCCCAAATTGCTCCCTTTCCCTAGACTTCAGACTCTCAAAGaccttaaattttctcttctgctttAAATCCTCTACTTCTTAACTTCTAAATCCTCTTCCTTACTTTAGGCCCCTCTTTTTCCcagttccctccctcccatccttttccccctttgtttcttACTCTGGCCTTAGTCTGCTGGGGCAGGAATAGACGAGAAGCCACTCCTTAAACCAAGGTGGTTGAACAGTGGGTCCTTAGCTCAGACACGGGATGCACCGTCTTTGCACAGACAACTTGTTTAAAAGCAAGCAGTTATTGTCTCACGAAGAGAGGTTGAAATCTCTTTAGGGAAAGATGCAGATGGTTCACAGGTCAGCTTCACAGGTCAACCCTGGTTCTAGCTTTAAAGGGCCAGTGAAGGAAATCCCTGACTAGGA harbors:
- the C2H5orf15 gene encoding keratinocyte-associated transmembrane protein 2 is translated as MAGVPARRTMEGALQERPPPRLRESSRRRPDLPARASPVLLLLLLLPLASPELPGASAVKQTSETVETESTANHTRANVSTTSIPTSVPSSEKNEVITSVVSLSPTTMPQIEVDATEDTRIEEEELLTLNSSPSVTKDPLDNGDYGEQDYDWTPNSRDDTDEQMQENTGYAGFEQTVNLNSFHETKSFKSPSSNIEEEDSHFFFHLIIFALLIAIVYITYHNKRKIFLMVQSRKWRDGLCSKTVEYHRLDQNVNEAMPSLKITNDYIF